The DNA sequence TCCGCTCGTATTTATCGTTTGTACATCATTATTCAACCATGAAAGATAGGTTCCCGAATTTTCTTTGTTGTATACGGAATACGAACAATTTTCTAATTTTTTTGTTATGTCCTGTCTTAAAGCTGTCTGCATTTTTGATGTAACTTTTGCTTTTTCAACATTACGGGAATAATTCATAAGCAAAAGGATAATAGCCAAACCAACCTTAATTCCCATTAGTTGTAAAAAGCCGTTCATATTATTTTGAAGTAGTTTATCAAATGCAGTCATCGTAAGAAGCGGCGATATATTTGTCAAGACGGCAAATATCAAATAAATAGACATAACTGCGGCATTATGCCTCATAAATTGTTTAAAATATTTTTTCATTTTTTTCCTCCAAATTATCAGAATTGAATGTTTACAAGCCTGTAATTTCAATTTATGGTATTACAAAACAAAAGTCAAGCTAAATTTTGAAATATTTAATAAAATATTTGAAAATTCTTATATTTTTGCTCAAAATTATTATATTTTTTAATTTTTAATGTATATATTTTAATATTTTTGATGAATTCTCTTGACAGCAGAAAGAATTTTTATTATCATAGAATTAAAGTTTTTATGGGGGATAGCATGATAGAGGTTATTGGAATCTGTCCCGTGTGCGGGGATAGTTTTACCGTTTCGGAGTTGCATTGCTCAAAATGCAATAGTTCGCTAAAGGGCGAGTTTGAGCTATGCGAGTTTTGCCGCCTAACAAAGGAGCAAAAATATTTTGTAAAGATGTTTTTAAAAAACCGAGGCAGCATACGCGATATGGAAAAAGAATTGGGCATTTCTTATCCGACTGTTCGGAATAAGATAGAAGAAATCAATGCGGCTCTGGGCTTATCGGATGGAAGCCTTCCGTCCGTTAATGTTTCTGAAGTCTTACAAAAAATAAAGAACGGAGAGTTATCTGTTGATTCTGCAGTTTCATTTTTGACGGGAGAGCCCGGAGAAGAAAAAATTTAGAAGAACAGCGACAACAGTTCTGTTTGAACTACAAGGAGATATTTTATGGAAAACGAAAAACTTGAAATTTTAAACATGATTAGAGACAAGGCGATTACACCCGAAGAAGGCTTAAAACTTTTGGAAGCTATCCAAAAAGAAAATGTTAAATTTGTTTTTGAAGAGCCTAAACAAAAAAAAGATAGCGAGACTATAGTAATAAGTACAAAGATTCCCTCTAAAAATGATCCGGCGGATTTTTTAGAAAAAGCAGCCGGTTCGGAAAATACGGTAAATGAAACCTTTGAAAACAAAAAGAAAAAAAATATCGATATAACAATTCAAACTCCCGACGGAAAAACTCAATCATTTAATTTGTAGGAATAAGCAGCTCACTCAAATCTTTCAACCTCTTGCAAAATTTTAACATAAGGCGTAAAATGATACTATGATCGATACAAGCTATAAAACGATAGTAGAAAATTTTAAAGCAAAGATGGCAGAACGGATTGTGGGTCAGCAAGAACTCATAGAAGGAATTTTAACTGCGTATATTGCAGGCGGCCATGTGCTCCTTGAAGGTGTGCCCGGCCTTGCAAAAACTCTCATAGTAAAAACCTTTGCAGAGCTGGCCAGCGCAAGCTTTAAGCGTATTCAATTTACGCCGGACCTTCTTCCTGCCGATTTAATAGGAACCTTGATTTATCAGCAAAGTATCGGTAAGTTTTCCGTAAGGAGGGGTCCCGTTTTTGCAAATATCGTTTTGGCCGATGAAATAAACAGAGCTCCTGCAAAGGTGCAGTCTGCACTTTTGGAAGCCATGGCCGAAGGGCAGGTTACAATAGGAGAAAATTCTTTTTCTTTACCTGCGCCTTTTTTTGTACTAGCGACACAAAACCCTATCGAGCAGGAAGGTACCTATCCCCTGCCCGAAGCTGAACTTGACCGCTTTTTGTTAAAACTATTCGTTCCGTATCCTTCTATTGAAGAAGAAATAAATATAGTGAATAAATTTTCAAGCCTAGGGCCGAGTCAAAACGTGGGGCAAAACCCCGGTCAAAGCTCAAATATCAATCCGGCCGAAGCCGTTTTGACACTCGAAAATTTAAAAACTCTCCGCAATGCTGTAGAACAAGTCAAATGTTCTCCCGAAATTACAAGCTATATAGTTTCAATAATTGCAGCAACACGGCCTGTAAAAAATGTAAAGCAGGATGACTATATTCATGGGAATTACCTAAGCTATATTCTTTACGGGGCATCTCCAAGGGCCGGAATAGCTATTCAAAAATGTGCAAAGATAAAGGCTCTATTTAATGGAAGAGATTATGTAATTCCTGAAGATGTAAAAGCCGTCGCATATGCGGCTCTTAGGCATAGGCTTAAACTTTCTTATGAAGCTGCCGCAGATAATTTAACCGCTGACGATATTATTGAAAAGCTTTTGGGAATTGTGCCCCAGCCGTAAGTTTAGACACATCTGCAATAAGAGAAATAATTTTACTTGTTTCAACCTTTTCTACTTTGAAGTCGACTTCGCCTATAGTAATCAGTTCGCCTTCCTTGGGAAGGTATTCTGCCGTTTCAAGAATAAGTCCGCCTATAGTATCATTATAATCCGAGTGAAAATCGGTATTTAAAATACTATTAAGTTGAATTATAGGGACAGCTCCGGGAATTAAAATATGCGTACCGTCAACAATCTTCATTCCGCTTAAAGGATTTGTTTTTGTTTTAGCATACTCATCTTGAATGGAACCGAAAATAGCAGTACTTATATCATCAATTGTGATAAGTCCCGCAGTGGAACCGTATTCATCTATAACAAAGGCCATATTTCTTTTATTTTTGCTCATTGTTTTTATAGCCGAAAAAATATTTGCTGTTTTCGGAATAAACAGAGCCCGTCTTATAATTTTATT is a window from the Treponema denticola genome containing:
- a CDS encoding DUF2089 domain-containing protein: MIEVIGICPVCGDSFTVSELHCSKCNSSLKGEFELCEFCRLTKEQKYFVKMFLKNRGSIRDMEKELGISYPTVRNKIEEINAALGLSDGSLPSVNVSEVLQKIKNGELSVDSAVSFLTGEPGEEKI
- a CDS encoding SHOCT-like domain-containing protein gives rise to the protein MENEKLEILNMIRDKAITPEEGLKLLEAIQKENVKFVFEEPKQKKDSETIVISTKIPSKNDPADFLEKAAGSENTVNETFENKKKKNIDITIQTPDGKTQSFNL
- a CDS encoding AAA family ATPase; translated protein: MIDTSYKTIVENFKAKMAERIVGQQELIEGILTAYIAGGHVLLEGVPGLAKTLIVKTFAELASASFKRIQFTPDLLPADLIGTLIYQQSIGKFSVRRGPVFANIVLADEINRAPAKVQSALLEAMAEGQVTIGENSFSLPAPFFVLATQNPIEQEGTYPLPEAELDRFLLKLFVPYPSIEEEINIVNKFSSLGPSQNVGQNPGQSSNINPAEAVLTLENLKTLRNAVEQVKCSPEITSYIVSIIAATRPVKNVKQDDYIHGNYLSYILYGASPRAGIAIQKCAKIKALFNGRDYVIPEDVKAVAYAALRHRLKLSYEAAADNLTADDIIEKLLGIVPQP